One Novosphingobium sp. G106 DNA segment encodes these proteins:
- a CDS encoding alpha/beta hydrolase has translation MRNWLVSAAVVALLGAGVVEAQPYGGRLGGPDFPAATPDQRVDYGNDPMQRLDFWRAKNQFAAAPLVVFVHGGGWSRGSKDNATGRWKAVHYAEQGYAFASIDYRLVPGNTVEDEAQDVAQALKALLDRAQALGIDKRRVVLMGHSAGAHLVALVGTDERYLRAAGLSFADLAGVIPIDGAGYDVPVQMADAGAFMKSTYQQAFGTNLERERQLSPTLHAEAPNAPRFLLLHVQRPDGIRQAQEFAAALRKGGTAVEVQQFTGNGLMAHMEINRRLGDPGYAATPVVDAWLKRVFAR, from the coding sequence ATGAGGAATTGGCTCGTTTCTGCGGCGGTGGTGGCGCTGCTCGGAGCCGGAGTCGTGGAGGCACAGCCCTACGGCGGACGGCTGGGCGGCCCCGACTTTCCCGCTGCAACACCCGACCAGCGGGTCGATTACGGCAACGACCCGATGCAGCGGCTCGATTTCTGGCGGGCCAAGAACCAGTTCGCCGCCGCGCCGCTGGTCGTCTTCGTCCACGGCGGCGGCTGGAGCCGCGGGAGCAAGGACAATGCCACCGGCCGCTGGAAGGCCGTGCACTACGCCGAGCAGGGCTATGCCTTCGCCTCGATCGACTACCGCCTGGTGCCAGGCAACACGGTCGAGGACGAGGCCCAGGATGTCGCCCAGGCGCTGAAGGCGCTGCTCGACCGCGCCCAGGCGCTCGGCATCGACAAGCGCCGTGTCGTGCTGATGGGCCACAGCGCCGGCGCGCATCTTGTCGCGCTGGTCGGCACCGACGAGCGCTACCTGCGCGCTGCGGGCCTGTCCTTCGCCGACCTCGCCGGGGTGATCCCGATCGACGGCGCCGGCTACGACGTGCCCGTACAGATGGCCGATGCCGGAGCCTTCATGAAGTCCACCTACCAACAGGCCTTCGGCACCAACCTCGAACGCGAGCGGCAGCTCTCACCCACGCTCCATGCCGAAGCGCCCAATGCGCCGCGCTTCCTGCTGCTCCACGTCCAGCGGCCCGACGGCATCCGCCAGGCGCAGGAGTTCGCCGCGGCGCTGCGCAAGGGCGGCACCGCGGTCGAGGTCCAGCAGTTCACCGGCAACGGGCTGATGGCGCATATGGAGATCAACCGCCGGCTCGGCGATCCGGGGTATGCCGCGACGCCAGTGGTCGATGCCTGGCTGAAACGGGTTTTTGCGCGCTAG
- a CDS encoding DUF1674 domain-containing protein produces the protein MDRMTERATKRPEGFQKPANWTNEPAPEPEKPVTEDDPDGLSPTRYGDWVRNGIAVDF, from the coding sequence ATGGACCGCATGACCGAGCGCGCGACCAAACGCCCCGAGGGCTTCCAGAAGCCCGCCAACTGGACCAACGAGCCGGCGCCCGAGCCCGAGAAGCCGGTGACCGAAGACGATCCGGATGGTCTCTCGCCCACGCGCTATGGCGATTGGGTGCGGAACGGGATTGCCGTGGATTTCTAG
- a CDS encoding murein L,D-transpeptidase family protein: MLSLSKHVRYAFVFALFLLAGPAVAEPPLALPVVDQIVVRKGDRVMELYAGGHLVHTIEGIQLGDAPEGPKRFQGDERTPEGRYTIDYGNPGSSYHLSLHISYPNAQDIAYAHAQGRSPGGLIFIHGQPNDWTQSERVPGDWTDGCIAVSDEEIEALWRAVPDGTVIDILP, encoded by the coding sequence ATGCTGAGCTTGTCGAAGCACGTGCGCTACGCGTTCGTCTTTGCGCTTTTCCTGCTTGCTGGGCCAGCGGTCGCCGAGCCGCCTCTCGCCTTGCCCGTCGTCGACCAGATCGTCGTGCGCAAGGGCGATCGGGTGATGGAACTCTACGCCGGCGGCCACCTCGTCCACACGATCGAGGGCATCCAGCTCGGCGATGCGCCCGAAGGCCCCAAGCGCTTTCAGGGCGACGAGCGGACGCCCGAGGGCCGCTATACGATCGACTACGGCAATCCGGGCAGCAGCTACCACTTGTCGCTGCATATCTCCTATCCGAACGCGCAGGACATCGCCTATGCCCACGCGCAGGGGCGCAGTCCCGGCGGGCTGATTTTCATCCACGGCCAGCCCAACGATTGGACGCAGAGCGAACGTGTTCCCGGGGACTGGACCGACGGCTGCATCGCCGTCAGCGACGAGGAAATCGAAGCGCTGTGGCGCGCGGTGCCCGACGGCACGGTGATCGATATTCTTCCGTAA
- a CDS encoding TonB-dependent siderophore receptor encodes MKLKYLLLAAAFACPVSAYAEDATPAKDGQSETAATQTAQPTKRAFTTGVARGRDLLDSAISTSALDEAEIEKFAPRSVSEIFRNIPGMRSEAYAGEGYSSISIRGLPIALGGAKFLQLQEDGMPVLEFGDIGFGQADQFLRADLTLSQVQAIRGGSASTFSSNSPGGVINLISKTGEEQGGAVELTTGLDYETYRMDFDYGGKLSDSVRFNVGGFYRQGEGPRATGYDAYKGGQLKFNITKTFDGGYIRLYAKFLDDKSPNYSQTPLRVTGTNADPHYANVAGFDARSDTMYSRYLPSNISMNENNQLTRYDYTDGMHSKVKSVGGEAQFELGEWTINERFRYSDISGAFRGTFLAPSLTGPASVVMGIWGGPGATLSYANGPNAGQVIANPSTLNGNGLVSSTTLFDADLNDLSNVTNDFRASRVWDLAGGKLTTTVGFYKAGQTIDTTWHFSSVFQEVKGGGEAAMLNLTSAGGVPLTQNGFYGFASSFFGNTRRNIYDVNYSVNAPYASLNYHAGKLAIGGSIRYDFGTARGQVFGADLGGGRKGLTSYDVNGDGVISAAETRVAIYPLTTPAPVNYDYDYLSYSLGVNYRIAEQLSVFGRYSRGGRANADRILYSNFISPTDGSLVRKDAAYDPVTQAEGGLKFRGQDAELYVTGFWAKTKEHNIGLDRSYRAYGVELEGSIKKGPFRLNAGATYTKAKITADALVAATVGNVPKHQADLIFQATPQFETERFTIGANFVGTTSSYAGDNNALKLPGYTLVNGFAQYRLTDRVQLTVNANNLFNKLAIIDAQDTSLPATGIVQARVANGRTVSASVRFDF; translated from the coding sequence ATGAAATTGAAATACCTTCTTCTTGCCGCGGCTTTTGCCTGCCCGGTCTCGGCCTATGCCGAGGATGCCACGCCGGCCAAGGATGGGCAGTCCGAAACCGCAGCCACGCAGACCGCGCAGCCCACCAAGCGGGCCTTCACCACGGGCGTCGCCCGCGGCCGCGACCTGCTCGACAGCGCGATCTCGACCAGCGCGCTCGACGAGGCCGAGATCGAGAAGTTCGCGCCGCGTTCGGTCAGCGAAATCTTCCGCAATATCCCAGGCATGCGCTCAGAAGCCTATGCCGGCGAGGGCTATTCGAGCATCTCGATCCGCGGCCTGCCGATCGCTCTGGGCGGCGCCAAGTTCCTGCAGCTGCAGGAAGACGGCATGCCCGTGCTCGAATTCGGCGACATCGGCTTCGGCCAGGCCGACCAGTTCCTGCGCGCCGATCTGACGCTGTCGCAGGTCCAGGCGATCCGCGGCGGTTCGGCCTCGACCTTCTCGTCGAACTCGCCGGGCGGTGTGATCAACCTGATCTCCAAGACGGGCGAGGAGCAGGGCGGCGCGGTCGAACTGACCACCGGCCTCGACTACGAAACCTACCGCATGGACTTCGACTACGGCGGCAAGCTCAGCGACAGCGTGCGCTTCAACGTCGGTGGCTTCTACCGCCAGGGCGAAGGCCCGCGCGCGACGGGTTACGACGCCTACAAGGGCGGGCAGCTGAAGTTCAACATCACCAAGACTTTCGACGGCGGCTATATCCGGCTCTACGCCAAGTTCCTCGACGACAAGTCGCCGAACTACAGCCAGACGCCGCTGCGCGTGACCGGCACCAACGCCGATCCGCACTATGCCAACGTCGCCGGCTTCGATGCGCGCAGCGACACGATGTACTCGCGCTATCTGCCGTCGAACATCTCGATGAACGAGAACAACCAGCTCACCCGCTACGACTACACCGACGGCATGCATTCGAAGGTCAAGTCGGTGGGCGGCGAGGCCCAGTTCGAGCTCGGCGAGTGGACGATCAACGAGCGCTTCCGCTATTCGGACATCTCGGGTGCCTTCCGCGGCACCTTCCTGGCGCCGTCGCTGACGGGCCCGGCCTCGGTGGTCATGGGCATCTGGGGCGGTCCGGGCGCGACGCTCAGCTATGCCAACGGCCCGAACGCCGGCCAGGTGATTGCCAATCCGAGTACGCTCAACGGCAACGGCCTAGTCTCTTCGACCACGCTGTTCGACGCCGATCTCAACGACCTGTCAAACGTCACCAACGACTTCCGCGCCAGCCGCGTCTGGGATCTGGCCGGCGGCAAGCTGACCACGACCGTGGGCTTCTACAAGGCCGGGCAGACGATCGACACGACCTGGCACTTCTCTTCGGTGTTCCAGGAAGTGAAGGGCGGCGGCGAAGCCGCGATGCTCAACCTGACCAGCGCCGGCGGCGTGCCGCTGACGCAGAACGGCTTCTACGGTTTCGCGTCGAGCTTCTTCGGCAACACGCGGCGCAACATCTATGACGTCAACTATTCGGTCAATGCGCCCTATGCCTCGCTGAACTACCATGCCGGCAAGCTCGCGATCGGCGGCTCGATCCGCTACGACTTCGGCACGGCCCGCGGACAGGTGTTCGGCGCCGACCTCGGCGGTGGCCGCAAGGGCCTGACCTCGTACGACGTCAATGGCGACGGTGTGATCTCCGCGGCGGAAACGCGCGTGGCCATCTATCCGCTGACCACGCCCGCTCCGGTCAACTACGACTACGATTACCTGTCGTACTCGCTGGGCGTGAACTACCGCATCGCCGAGCAGCTGTCGGTCTTCGGCCGCTACAGCCGCGGCGGCCGCGCCAACGCCGACCGTATTCTCTATTCGAACTTCATCAGCCCCACCGACGGCAGCCTCGTCCGCAAGGATGCCGCCTACGATCCGGTCACCCAGGCCGAAGGTGGCCTGAAGTTCCGCGGCCAGGACGCCGAGCTCTATGTCACCGGCTTCTGGGCCAAGACCAAGGAGCACAACATCGGTCTGGATCGCTCGTACCGCGCCTATGGCGTCGAGCTCGAGGGTTCGATCAAGAAGGGTCCGTTCCGCCTGAACGCCGGAGCCACCTACACCAAGGCCAAGATCACCGCCGATGCGCTGGTCGCCGCCACGGTGGGCAACGTGCCCAAGCACCAGGCCGACCTGATCTTCCAGGCGACCCCCCAGTTCGAGACCGAGCGCTTCACGATCGGCGCGAACTTCGTCGGCACGACGAGCAGCTATGCGGGTGACAACAACGCGCTCAAGTTGCCCGGCTACACGCTGGTCAACGGCTTCGCGCAGTATCGTCTGACCGACCGGGTCCAGTTGACGGTCAACGCCAACAACCTGTTCAACAAGCTCGCCATCATCGACGCCCAGGACACCTCGCTGCCCGCGACGGGCATCGTCCAAGCCCGCGTGGCCAACGGCCGCACGGTCTCGGCTTCGGTTCGCTTCGACTTCTAA
- a CDS encoding TetR/AcrR family transcriptional regulator encodes MRSGAALRDALLRLLTAKSFDQITVRDICAEAGVHYATFFRHHPSKEALLDHIATEQIVTSVELTLPIKDAGDDRGSLDALCAYVEEHRVLWSILFNGGAGAAMRGEWLRQARIVAETRDSVGSWLPKELGTICSTSLIVETIAWWLTQPEGAYSADQVAGILDRLVAGSTLARD; translated from the coding sequence GTGCGATCCGGCGCAGCGCTGCGCGATGCACTGCTGCGGCTGCTGACGGCCAAGTCGTTCGACCAGATCACCGTGCGCGACATCTGCGCCGAGGCGGGCGTCCACTACGCCACCTTCTTCCGCCACCACCCGAGCAAGGAAGCGCTGCTCGACCACATCGCCACCGAGCAGATCGTCACTTCGGTCGAGCTGACCCTGCCGATCAAGGATGCCGGCGACGATCGCGGTTCATTGGATGCGCTCTGTGCCTATGTCGAAGAGCACCGCGTGCTCTGGTCGATCCTGTTCAACGGCGGTGCCGGTGCGGCGATGCGCGGGGAATGGCTGCGCCAGGCGCGGATCGTGGCGGAGACGCGGGATTCGGTGGGATCCTGGCTGCCCAAGGAACTCGGCACGATCTGCTCGACCAGCCTGATCGTCGAGACGATCGCCTGGTGGCTGACCCAGCCCGAAGGCGCCTATAGCGCCGATCAGGTGGCGGGGATTCTCGACCGGCTGGTGGCGGGGTCGACGCTAGCGCGGGACTGA
- a CDS encoding adenylosuccinate synthase, with translation MANVTVIGAQWGDEGKGKIVDWLASRADAVVRFQGGHNAGHTLVVGEQVYKLSLLPSGIVRGTLSIIGNGVVLDPWHLKSEIAKLEGQGVTITRENFAIADNCPLILPIHGELDVMRENAAGAGKIGTTGRGIGPAYEDKVGRRAIRVCDLAHVDALDSQLDRLCAHHDALRAGFGQPPVDRKALQDALREIAPFVLQYAEPVWSRLNTVRKAGARILFEGAQGVLLDVDHGTYPFVTSSNTVSGTAASGSGLGPSATGFVLGIVKAYTTRVGSGPFPTELEDETGQKLGERGHEFGTVTGRKRRCGWFDAVLVRQSCAISGVTGIALTKLDVLDGFDKVRICTGYRLNGKVLDYFPSHAADQANVEPIYEEMDGWQETTAGARSWAELPAQAIKYIQRVQELIQTPVALVSTSPEREDTILVRDPFVD, from the coding sequence ATGGCTAACGTGACCGTGATCGGCGCCCAGTGGGGCGACGAGGGCAAGGGCAAGATCGTCGACTGGCTGGCCAGCCGCGCGGACGCCGTGGTGCGCTTCCAGGGCGGCCACAACGCCGGCCACACGCTCGTCGTCGGCGAGCAGGTCTACAAGCTCAGCCTGCTGCCCTCGGGCATCGTGCGCGGCACGCTGTCGATCATCGGCAACGGCGTGGTGCTCGATCCCTGGCACCTGAAGTCGGAGATCGCCAAGCTCGAAGGCCAGGGCGTGACCATCACGCGCGAGAACTTCGCCATCGCCGACAACTGCCCGCTGATCCTGCCGATCCACGGCGAGCTCGACGTCATGCGCGAGAACGCCGCCGGCGCCGGCAAGATTGGTACGACCGGTCGCGGCATCGGCCCGGCCTATGAGGACAAGGTCGGCCGCCGCGCGATCCGCGTCTGCGACCTTGCCCATGTCGACGCGCTCGATTCGCAGCTCGACCGGCTCTGCGCGCACCACGATGCGCTGCGCGCCGGGTTCGGCCAGCCGCCGGTCGACCGCAAGGCGCTGCAGGACGCGCTGCGCGAGATCGCGCCCTTCGTGCTGCAATATGCCGAGCCCGTGTGGAGCCGGCTCAACACCGTGCGCAAGGCCGGCGCGCGCATCCTGTTCGAAGGCGCGCAGGGCGTACTGCTCGACGTCGATCACGGCACCTATCCCTTCGTCACCAGCTCGAACACGGTCAGCGGCACCGCCGCTTCGGGCTCGGGTCTCGGTCCCAGCGCGACGGGCTTCGTGCTCGGCATCGTCAAGGCTTACACCACGCGCGTCGGCTCGGGTCCGTTCCCGACCGAGCTCGAGGACGAGACGGGCCAGAAGCTCGGCGAGCGCGGTCACGAATTCGGCACGGTCACCGGCCGCAAGCGCCGCTGCGGCTGGTTCGACGCGGTGCTGGTGCGCCAGTCCTGTGCGATCTCGGGCGTCACCGGCATTGCGCTGACCAAGCTCGACGTGCTCGACGGCTTCGACAAGGTGCGGATCTGCACGGGCTACCGCCTGAACGGCAAGGTGCTCGACTACTTCCCGAGCCACGCTGCCGACCAGGCCAACGTCGAGCCGATCTACGAGGAAATGGACGGCTGGCAGGAAACCACTGCCGGTGCGCGTAGCTGGGCCGAACTGCCGGCTCAGGCGATCAAATATATCCAGCGCGTGCAGGAACTGATCCAGACCCCGGTTGCGCTGGTCTCGACCAGCCCCGAGCGCGAAGACACGATCCTCGTCCGCGACCCATTCGTGGACTGA
- a CDS encoding SDR family NAD(P)-dependent oxidoreductase — protein sequence MANELDGKVAIVTGGANGIGRGTVEVFAAEGARVVIADREVEAGEALAREIGADARFLRTDVSRKEDLQALVDFTLAEFGGLDVLFNNAGMPGVFHQRLLDDDFADFDAVMNTNLASVMHATRFAAQHMAKQGRGSIINTSSIAALEPSYAIPIYRASKAGINVFTRCAAVDLGEYGIRVNAIAPGGIPTRMNSVPIPGLSDDEMKGLIAVLEPARLVTQPLKHTGDPRDIGNMAMFLASDRAAHVTGQIIAVDGGVTAGETLKQNELFGQVRDDYLRSIGKA from the coding sequence ATGGCGAACGAACTCGACGGCAAGGTGGCGATCGTCACGGGCGGGGCCAACGGCATCGGCCGCGGCACGGTCGAGGTCTTTGCGGCGGAAGGTGCGCGCGTCGTCATCGCCGACCGTGAGGTCGAGGCCGGCGAGGCGCTGGCCCGCGAGATTGGGGCCGATGCCCGGTTCCTGCGCACCGACGTCTCGCGCAAGGAAGACCTTCAGGCGCTGGTCGACTTCACACTGGCAGAGTTCGGCGGGCTCGACGTGCTGTTCAACAACGCCGGCATGCCCGGCGTATTCCATCAACGCCTGCTCGATGACGACTTCGCCGATTTCGATGCGGTGATGAACACCAACCTCGCCAGCGTCATGCATGCGACGCGCTTCGCCGCGCAGCATATGGCCAAGCAGGGGCGCGGCTCGATCATCAACACCAGTTCGATCGCCGCGCTCGAGCCGAGCTATGCGATCCCAATCTACCGCGCCTCGAAGGCCGGGATCAACGTGTTCACCCGCTGCGCCGCGGTCGATCTCGGCGAGTACGGCATCCGGGTCAACGCCATCGCGCCGGGCGGCATCCCGACGCGAATGAACAGCGTGCCGATCCCGGGGCTCAGCGACGACGAGATGAAAGGCTTGATCGCCGTGCTCGAACCCGCGCGGCTGGTGACGCAGCCGCTCAAGCACACCGGTGATCCGCGCGACATCGGCAACATGGCGATGTTCCTCGCCAGCGACCGCGCCGCGCACGTGACCGGCCAGATCATCGCGGTCGACGGCGGCGTCACCGCCGGCGAGACGCTCAAGCAGAACGAACTGTTCGGCCAGGTCCGCGACGACTACCTGCGCTCGATCGGGAAGGCCTGA
- a CDS encoding cytochrome P450, whose translation MQSLVERDYFTDYEILKDPYAFFNALRDNGPIFQPPGKDYFIVTGFEETLQVLRDHDTFSAIIALQGAGAPLPFTPEGSDINGQLDAHRHQFMGWDSVVNMDDDRHTKLRALINTLFVPSRLKASEEFIDKYCEEMVGKAVAEGKVELISAIATPFVTMVVADLLGVPMEDRTVFMNAIADAPPPGSLDGAEGAGHPFAVMGKYFFGYVADRKANPQDDILTELTHATYMDGTKPEVHDIVQLGMFMFGAGQDTSAKLLGNAMKYLVEQPELQDRLRADPKLISAFLEEVLRIEGSTKQTARLARKDTEVGGVKIPAGSKVLVALSAANRDPRRWENPNELEIGRKKIVEHVGFGRGKHVCAGAPLARAEVRIIFEKFLASTSKIELDMEKHPGGIADLVYEPSFIIRGLATMNLKLTPA comes from the coding sequence ATGCAGTCCCTGGTCGAACGCGATTACTTTACCGACTACGAGATCCTGAAGGACCCCTACGCCTTCTTCAACGCGCTGCGGGACAACGGCCCGATCTTCCAGCCGCCGGGCAAGGACTATTTCATCGTCACCGGCTTCGAGGAGACGCTGCAGGTCCTGCGCGACCACGATACCTTCTCGGCAATCATCGCGCTGCAGGGCGCCGGCGCGCCGCTGCCCTTCACCCCCGAAGGTTCGGACATCAACGGCCAGCTCGACGCGCACCGCCACCAGTTCATGGGCTGGGATTCGGTCGTCAACATGGACGACGATCGCCACACCAAGCTGCGCGCGCTGATCAACACGCTGTTCGTCCCCTCGCGGCTCAAGGCGAGCGAGGAATTCATCGACAAGTATTGCGAGGAGATGGTCGGCAAGGCCGTCGCCGAAGGCAAGGTCGAGCTGATCAGCGCAATCGCCACGCCTTTCGTCACCATGGTCGTCGCCGACCTGCTGGGCGTGCCGATGGAAGACCGTACGGTGTTCATGAACGCGATCGCCGACGCGCCGCCTCCGGGCAGCCTCGACGGCGCCGAAGGCGCGGGTCATCCTTTCGCGGTGATGGGCAAGTATTTCTTCGGCTATGTCGCCGACCGCAAGGCCAACCCGCAGGACGACATCCTGACCGAACTGACTCACGCCACCTACATGGACGGCACCAAGCCCGAGGTCCACGACATCGTCCAGCTCGGCATGTTCATGTTCGGCGCCGGCCAGGACACCTCGGCCAAGCTGCTCGGCAATGCGATGAAGTATCTGGTCGAGCAGCCCGAGTTGCAGGACCGGCTGCGCGCCGATCCCAAGCTGATCTCGGCCTTCCTCGAGGAAGTGCTGCGCATCGAAGGCTCGACCAAGCAGACCGCCCGCCTGGCGCGAAAGGACACCGAAGTCGGCGGCGTGAAGATTCCCGCGGGCTCGAAAGTGCTCGTCGCGCTCTCGGCCGCCAACCGCGATCCGCGGCGCTGGGAGAATCCGAACGAGCTGGAGATCGGCCGCAAGAAGATCGTCGAGCACGTCGGCTTCGGCCGAGGCAAGCACGTCTGCGCCGGCGCCCCGCTGGCCCGCGCCGAAGTGCGGATCATCTTCGAGAAGTTCCTCGCTTCCACCTCGAAGATCGAGCTCGACATGGAGAAGCACCCCGGCGGCATCGCCGATCTGGTCTATGAGCCGAGCTTCATCATCCGCGGCCTGGCCACGATGAACCTCAAGCTGACGCCGGCCTGA
- a CDS encoding RsmB/NOP family class I SAM-dependent RNA methyltransferase, with protein sequence MDIPGLPARRAALKLLDAVLRRGETLDQAAHNATQGVRGDADRALARALAAEALRWMADLDTLIDSATRQVLPEDAKPRMVLRLMLAGWLRLETPPHAVIATGLPLLAGGPRRLAHGVFSTLTKQGVSLPKAPTLPANVAERWGERSAAIAAALAEPPPLDLTLRDAAETANWLERLGGVSLMPGHIRLPRGEAVDGLDGYRANESGGGQWWVQDLAASLPARLLGAGEGKTVLDLCAAPGGKTLQLAAAGWQVTSLDISAKRLERLEQNLARTGLTAEIVVADALEWQPEAPFDAVLLDAPCTATGTCRRHPDVLHRIGPRQIAEMAELQAKLLERAAGWVKPGGLLVYAVCSLEREEGEAQASAVTLTPEPITLEGFASTPEGWLRTDPGMTPSGLAGAGMDGFFVGAWRA encoded by the coding sequence ATGGATATTCCCGGCCTGCCCGCTCGCCGCGCGGCGCTCAAATTGCTCGACGCCGTTCTGCGCCGCGGCGAGACGCTCGACCAGGCGGCGCACAACGCGACGCAGGGCGTGCGCGGCGATGCCGACCGCGCGCTGGCCCGCGCGCTCGCCGCCGAGGCGCTGCGCTGGATGGCTGACCTCGACACGCTGATCGACAGCGCCACCCGCCAGGTCCTGCCCGAGGACGCCAAGCCGCGGATGGTCCTGCGGTTGATGCTGGCCGGCTGGCTGCGGCTAGAGACTCCGCCGCACGCGGTGATCGCGACCGGCCTGCCGTTGCTCGCCGGCGGCCCGCGCCGGCTGGCACACGGGGTGTTCTCCACCTTGACCAAGCAGGGCGTGAGCTTGCCCAAAGCACCGACGCTGCCCGCCAATGTGGCGGAGCGCTGGGGCGAACGCAGTGCCGCGATCGCCGCCGCGCTGGCCGAGCCGCCGCCGCTCGACCTGACCTTGCGCGATGCCGCCGAGACCGCGAACTGGCTCGAACGCCTCGGCGGTGTCTCGCTGATGCCCGGCCACATCCGCCTGCCGCGCGGCGAGGCGGTCGACGGGCTCGATGGCTATCGCGCCAATGAATCCGGAGGGGGCCAGTGGTGGGTCCAGGATCTCGCCGCCAGCCTGCCCGCGCGGCTGCTGGGAGCGGGGGAGGGCAAGACGGTGCTCGACCTCTGCGCCGCGCCTGGTGGCAAGACGCTGCAACTCGCCGCGGCGGGCTGGCAGGTGACTTCGCTCGACATCAGCGCCAAGCGGCTCGAACGGCTCGAACAAAACCTGGCGCGCACCGGGCTTACCGCGGAGATCGTCGTGGCCGACGCGCTCGAATGGCAGCCCGAGGCGCCGTTCGATGCGGTGTTGCTCGATGCGCCCTGTACGGCCACGGGCACCTGCCGCCGCCATCCCGACGTGCTCCACCGCATCGGCCCGCGCCAGATCGCCGAGATGGCCGAGCTTCAGGCCAAGCTGCTTGAGCGTGCCGCGGGCTGGGTCAAGCCGGGCGGCCTGCTGGTCTATGCCGTCTGCTCGCTCGAACGCGAGGAAGGCGAGGCTCAGGCTTCGGCCGTGACGCTCACCCCAGAGCCTATCACGCTCGAAGGTTTCGCATCGACGCCCGAAGGCTGGCTGCGTACCGATCCCGGCATGACCCCAAGTGGTTTGGCGGGTGCAGGCATGGATGGCTTCTTCGTGGGAGCTTGGCGCGCCTGA